The proteins below come from a single Sorghum bicolor cultivar BTx623 chromosome 4, Sorghum_bicolor_NCBIv3, whole genome shotgun sequence genomic window:
- the LOC8076051 gene encoding ganglioside-induced differentiation-associated protein 2, producing the protein MVVTVEKDATGEPALLLLLERSRAITLQGRDRNGRAVVRIVGNYFPARALGGGGRAEEALRSYLRDRVLPEIGGREFVVVYMHSRVDRGHNFPGVGAIRGAYESLPAEAKERLRAVYFVHPALRSRLFFATFGRFLFSSGLYEKLRYMSRLDYVWAHIDKGQLEVPDCVREHDDELERRPLMDYGIEATESRCMYDAASMDSSASLHSLRCVS; encoded by the exons ATGGTGGTTACCGTTGAGAAGGACGCGACGGGCGAGcccgcgctgctgctgctgctggagcgCAGCCGGGCGATCACCCTGCAGGGCCGTGACCGCAACGGCCGTGCCGTCGTCAGGATCGTCGGCAACTACTTCCCAG CGCGCGCgctgggcggcggcgggcgggcggAGGAGGCGCTGCGGTCGTACCTGCGGGACCGCGTGCTCCCGGAGATCGGCGGCCGGGAGTTCGTGGTGGTGTACATGCACTCCCGCGTGGACCGCGGCCACAACTTCCCCGGCGTCGGCGCGATCCGCGGCGCGTACGAGTCGCTGCCGGCCGAGGCCAAGGAGCGGCTGCGCGCCGTCTACTTCGTGCACCCGGCGCTCCGGTCCAGGCTCTTCTTCGCCACCTTCGGGCGCTTCCTCTTCAGCTCCGG GTTGTATGAGAAGCTGCGATACATGAGCCGGCTGGACTATGTGTGGGCGCACATAGACAAGGGGCAGCTGGAGGTCCCGGACTGCGTGCGCGAGCACGACGACGAGCTGGAGCGCCGCCCGCTGATGGACTACGGCATCGAGGCGACGGAGAGCCGCTGCATGTATGACGCCGCGTCCATGGACAGCTCGGCGTCCCTGCACTCGCTCCGCTGCGTCTCCTAG